A single window of Ctenopharyngodon idella isolate HZGC_01 chromosome 24, HZGC01, whole genome shotgun sequence DNA harbors:
- the tigara gene encoding probable fructose-2,6-bisphosphatase TIGAR A, with protein sequence MLAFGLTIVRHGETQCNKDGLLQGQKIDSPLSEIGIRQSEAAGQYLRDVKFTNVFVSDMKRAKQTAEIIVRNNRTCHDIELVADPSLKERSFGIAEGGRVIEMKNMAKAAGQPLPEFTPPKGETMEQVKVRIKEFLKAMIQRIANDHQEKVQDGETSILDETHWAPAGLPDDGVLNVPVHALVVGHGAYMSIMMRHFFEDLKCPVARGSDPAQHFSICPNTGMCRFIIALKCSNTGLALSDMKCVFINRRDHIKTD encoded by the exons TGGTGAGACGCAGTGCAACAAAGATGGCCTTTTACAAG GTCAGAAAATAGATTCTCCGCTTTCTGAAATTGGGATACGGCAATCTGAGGCTGCTGGCCAGTACCTCAGGGATGTAAAATTCACAAATGTGTTTGTCAGTGACATGAAACGTGCCAAGCAG ACTGCGGAGATCATTGTGAGGAACAACAGAACCTGCCATGATATAGAACTAGTAGCAGATCCATCACTTAAAGAGAGA AGTTTTGGTATAGCTGAGGGAGGTCGAGTCATAGAAATGAAAAACATGGCTAAAGCAGCCGGGCAGCCTTTACCAGAGTTCACTCCACCCAAGGGAGAAACCATGGAACAG GTGAAGGTGCGAATTAAGGAATTTCTCAAGGCTATGATCCAGCGAATAGCTAATGACCATCAAGAGAAAGTACAAGATGGTGAGACATCCATACTAGATGAAACCCATTGGGCTCCTGCAGGACTCCCAGATGACGGAGTCTTGAATGTGCCTGTCCATGCCTTGGTTGTTGGCCACGGGGCTTATATGAGCATAATGATGCGGCATTTTTTTGAGGACCTGAAGTGCCCCGTGGCCCGTGGTTCAGACCCAGCTCAACACTTTTCCATCTGCCCGAACACCGGAATGTGCCGTTTTATTATCGCTTTGAAATGTAGTAATACAGGTCTTGCACTTTCAGACATGAAATGCGTGTTCATTAACAGAAGAGATCACATCAAGACTGATTAA